The segment TTATGctagtgactttgaccttgaagtcaattttcaaggtcgtttgaaggtcagagttatttttttaaatgtaacctattttttattccaaaatctaatagctggtgtcaagagcttttcaaaacactataatgaagttattttttattaagtacttttcgagttatgaggcttgtaaattacagtattttgacataaaatacaaaatatcttgtaaaacattcaatttttgggaatcttaccttaatacttttatgcataaaataatgagacgaatcaattggtataaagaaaacacattggtttttaaaaaaagtatgcagttgcatgttgcaaattacatattttttcttgaaagcaactatggtGGCTCTGTAATGGTTTGGGCAGGAATTTCTGCGAATGCTCATACAGACCTCCACTTTTTTGACGAAAACATGAACGCAGATGTATACGTGGAAGACGTACTCATACCGTACGTTGTTCCGTATGCACATGCGCACTTCATCGGAGAGGACTTTTTGTTGATGCAAgacaatgctcgaccgcacattgcgagaagagtgcttgatttctgcggtgaagttggcataaattgactcgaatggccagcaatgagtccagatttaaatcccattgaacacctatgAGACAATCTTGGCAGGAAAGTACGAGATCATGtacctgctcctcagtcattgccagaacttcgaaaagtttttgaaatgGAGTGGAATAACAATACGCAGTCTGAAGTTAGAACATTAATAAGGAGTatgcctcgtcgcatgaatgaggtaatacgcgcacgaggaggtcatacccattattaatatatgcgcgcgcacacgcaattgtacacgcaccaccgggaggATTGGAGTCGTTAAATATCGTGGACCTGACGAGCCATGAGGTCTttatcccagtggtgcacgcacgcacgcacgcacacacacacacacacacacacacacacacacacacacgcgcgcgcgcgcgcgcgcgcgcgggatcagatttctgccacgtccacgccgttaATCCTGGGTAACGCTACGAAAAGAATTGACACTTACAACCGTAAGAagagtttggagttttaaaataccgcggagctgatgaccatggaatttttattcttgcaattcggtctggttcaaaattgaatatctcggcacgtaatacagctagcaggattttttgaaaaccattttaaaagtttagatgtctagtgttcgaagattcataacgcaataatgtgcgacaattttctccaaaatggcaGATGACAAAGTGaaagcatgcaaaattgaaaaataatggttcgagttttgCAACGGTGCACGACGTAAacgaaaaaattgtagcttattgggatcaaaagcgtatgaaagtacagagtctcctctttaaaatatttttttatgcatctccatatgatgatttttcgctgagagattcgcatttaaAGTAAGGacctgcctttttcttcaaatgcgaatctctcggcgaaaaatcattgtatcgagatgcataaaaaagcattttaaagaggagactctgtactttcatacgcttttgatcccaataagctacaattttttgtttataccgtgcaccgtcgcaaactcaaaccattatttttcaattttgcatgctttCGCTTTGTCATCtaccattttcaataaatttatcttgcaacattgaaataaatcgattcttaaagtagagattctaagctttatttttatattttatagaactttctatctttattatttacgaagttatcgtcagttgaaatttgatgaatttttcccacatttttaatgtaccgcttttttttcgggtaagtgtatatatatatatatatatataatgtattaataaaaataaacattatttatgtagcgaagaaaatgttacgattttcTGAGAGggcctcaacaacccagcctatttcttatataaaacgctcctgagccagagctatcggcggctcaaTTGCCAGCGGCCGGGCCACTGATGCGATATTGACCACCGCGGTCCCGgtccgctgcctcacacaacttCACAGAAGCGTACGTCACGAATCCGTGTGCCatacggatacgtgacgtacgcttctgtaaggttgtgtgaggcagcggacGGGGACCGCGGTGAACGATATCGCATCGATATCGAATTTGCGCATGCGCGAAAACCCCAACCGTTTAAGAACACTGGTGTCATGGCCTCTTGTGACAGAGCAGATCAGAGTGCCACATGTTTAGTTAGAAGAAAGAAGACAGTACCAAGAAATAAATCaagaagaattaattaattaaatgatcaGAGTTCGTCAAGTTCAATTATCGGACAGAACGAATTGAACttctgttttaaaaaagtaagtagtgtatttttttactaaaagctattagttatttttttctcttcttttatatcttaGAATTGTAAGTCAAAtataacgtataaaatatacacgtGGAAATGCGTAGAAAGATATTCTCAggtattttttctatattatgttatataattatgttacattgaattatttataatgtcaAGTTAATTTTATGGGACTGAAATGTggaatataatcaaataattcacAAGGTGAAGTGACGAAggaattatcataaaatctattgtatttcaaagaaatacaACAGGAATGCggattaaaaagtttatttgcacTTATGGTGTTAATTTTTTGGTTACATAAGTAAACTgtcgaaaattaataaacctttacaatatataatacgaTGGAATAGATACAGTTGAAATACAGTTGATAGatatattgtatttcaaagaaatataatagattttatgATACTTTTTTCCTCATTTCACATTATTAACTTTGTCTAAATTGTATTTGGGCGTTGATGGattctaaaattttcaaataaatattcacaatttattattaaagctaAAAGACCAGAGTCAAAAGCAGAATCTTTGTGCTTGGACCTAACGTTTACAATAGTATAAACTCgaaaacaaacgtttcggccttGGGTTTAGGCCATCGTCAGTGTGAAAAGATAACATTAAAAACATCAAAAACGAATATAATCAATCTTCAAATTTAACGCTCCTAACAACAACTAAATTATTAGAAGagatttctaataatttaagatttttacgattaagtttattcgttttttattttcagctcTTGACAATGACGTAAGAATAACATATTGTAACGTCGAAACATGTCGagcaaattgtttttaaactaattgagtaataaaaagattattaccACATTTGTGATTAAAAAGAACTACAATTGTTTATTAccttaatttttgttttttgtcacctatcagaaaaatttactttcagCTTGGCGAGTGGCAATGACTTTTCTGCTCGCTCAGCGGTTAACTTTCTGTTAACAACTGACAATTATAAAAGCCAACTTTCGATGTTGGgcgtagaaaaatattatatcaactaTTTTCGTAGctatgattaaaaatactactaattcagtttgtaaattttagaCTTTCAGAAACAAGTGTTGAAAGAACTGAACGCTATACACTTGAAATTGAACGATGTGATGGAAAGTATGGcccttttattaaaaaataaaaaaattgaagatgaGCCGACGATAACCCGAGCAGAAATTTGATCGGGCATGCCTGATGTAGGGTCAGGCCCTGACCGGGGATTAATAAGGTATGCTCTAGTAGGGAATCCCCGACTTGAACTTGATCGGGAAAAAGTAAGGCATACCCTAATCTGGAATTCCCGACTTGGGCCTGTCCGTTGCTAATCAGGATTTcctttttagtttattttttaggcAATCCTACATGGGCCTGATAACTCAATCCTTAATCTTTCCCTCATAAGTTtgtgcataatatataatttgcatgACAGTTTGACAGTCAACACAAGTGAAGCGAGTTGCAACACACAAGCGAGATAGCCAATCAGCATCGCGGAAAAGAGGCCTCAACATTTCGATATATTCGAGTTCGAGATGTTGCATGTCTTTTTTAAGATAGGATAAATATATGGCAAGACGGAGTGTTAATATACATACCGAAATTCATGTCAATTAACAGCATTATGGACAATAAAAAGAGTTTGTTAATATCGCGAATGCGAGTACGTAGATTTCGTGCAACTCGACGatcattgtatttaaaaaccGGCGACGACTCACATTCTTCAAGTAATGGtacgtattttaatttttttattaaatgtagagacattttttacaatttttacaattttaatatttttttttttttaatattatatattttaattcgataATTATTCGTAGAGAATGGTTCTACTGCAAATTATGCAATACCATCCCAGAGTCATTCATCTTCATGGAATATGGAGTACGATGAATTTGGAGTAGACAGTGAAAACGacgaaaatgaaaatgatactCAAAGAGAAAATAGTGAAACGGGAGATGCAGAAATCACAGAAAATGAAAGGAACAATGGAGAAAATGAATTAATAGATATCAGTGACAGAGATGACAGAAACAACAGTGAAGAATCAAGCGAGGAAGACAGTATTGCAGAAGCTAATGAGAGCAAACAAGACATTGACAGCGACGAAGTAGATAGCGACGAAGTAGAGGTCGATGAAGAAGCGTACGACAGTGATGGTGAAGCAAGGGACATAGTGGATCTTCAACAATGGGCAATAAAATCCGGCATACCACATTGTCATTTGGACACTCTACTTAAAATCCTGAGAAAACGTGCACTGCCAACTTTACCAGCATGTTCGAAAACATTTCTCAGGACATCATCGTCGGAGTATAAAATCAAGAATTTTCAAACGCACGACGGTAAAGAGATAGGAGAGTTTGTATACTTCGGTATTGCGGCAGGTCTTGAAAGATGTGTCAATAAAAATCTCCATCCAACGAATGAACTTCAGCTGCAGTTTAATTGTGACGGTTTACCTTTATACAAGTCCAGTGCAAAACAATTTTGGCCTATATTGTGCAAAGTCCATGTTAATCCCGATGTTTATAAACCGTTCCTAGTGGCCGTATTCTGTGGAATCGAAAAACCGAATAATTTGGACGAATATCTATGTGAATTTGTTCAAGAAATGAACGAACTGTCACGAAATGGCATTTTAATTGACGAACAGTCACTAACAGTTCGCATCATGTGCTTTGTGTGCGATAAACCAGCTCGCTCTTTTATCAAGTGCATTAAGGGCCATGGGGGCTATTATGCATGCGAACGATGTACTATTCAAGGAATTCAATATGAGAGACGAACGGTGTATCTGTCTTCTAACTGCGAAGATCGTACCGATGTATCATTTCGAAGCCAAGAAAATCGCGAACATCATACAGGTCTGTCACCATTATTGCAGTTGGGATCAAAACTTGACATGGTGAAATGTTTTGTATTGGACTTCATGCATCTAGGCTGTTTAGGCatcatgaaaaaaatgttaaccgAGATTTTTTTGGAGGGACATTCAGTTGCCAAACTTAATCAAGGCCGTAAACAATGGCTTTCGCAGTGCTTAGTAGAGTTACAATCACAAATACCAGATGATTTCCAACGCACGACTAGGACACTTGCAGAAACTGCCAAATGGAAAGCAACTGAATATCGTCTGTTGTTACTCTACGTTGGTCCTGTTGTTTTCCGACAAATATTgccgaaaaaatattacagacaTTTTCTTCTGCTGCATTGTGCGTGCAGAATACTCTGTTCAAAAGAATTGGCATTACAATACAATTTGCAAGCTAAAGCGTATCTGAAAAGCTTTGTGTTGCTTACGAAGCAATATTATGGCAAGAAATATCTAATCTTGAATATGCACAGTTTGATCCATCTTGTAaatgatgcaaaaaatatggAGTGCTCTCTAAATGATTTTACGAGTTTTCCATTCGAAAATTCGttgggaaaaataaaaaaagtacttCGCACCGGTCACCGGCCACTTGCTCAGTTATGTCGACGAATGCACGAGTCACATTTCGCCAATTTCAAAAAAGTGACTTTTCCACCATCTGTCACTATATTGAGAAAAGGACGTACCGAACGAAATGGAAGtattcttgtaaaaaaaattaaatacaaacaaGTTATAATTACAACAAAGTCACCGAATAATACAGTATTACTCAACAACAAGATTCTAATGAACATCGATGCCATGCATGT is part of the Linepithema humile isolate Giens D197 chromosome 3, Lhum_UNIL_v1.0, whole genome shotgun sequence genome and harbors:
- the LOC136998324 gene encoding uncharacterized protein; the encoded protein is MSINSIMDNKKSLLISRMRVRRFRATRRSLYLKTGDDSHSSSNENGSTANYAIPSQSHSSSWNMEYDEFGVDSENDENENDTQRENSETGDAEITENERNNGENELIDISDRDDRNNSEESSEEDSIAEANESKQDIDSDEVDSDEVEVDEEAYDSDGEARDIVDLQQWAIKSGIPHCHLDTLLKILRKRALPTLPACSKTFLRTSSSEYKIKNFQTHDGKEIGEFVYFGIAAGLERCVNKNLHPTNELQLQFNCDGLPLYKSSAKQFWPILCKVHVNPDVYKPFLVAVFCGIEKPNNLDEYLCEFVQEMNELSRNGILIDEQSLTVRIMCFVCDKPARSFIKCIKGHGGYYACERCTIQGIQYERRTVYLSSNCEDRTDVSFRSQENREHHTGLSPLLQLGSKLDMVKCFVLDFMHLGCLGIMKKMLTEIFLEGHSVAKLNQGRKQWLSQCLVELQSQIPDDFQRTTRTLAETAKWKATEYRLLLLYVGPVVFRQILPKKYYRHFLLLHCACRILCSKELALQYNLQAKAYLKSFVLLTKQYYGKKYLILNMHSLIHLVNDAKNMECSLNDFTSFPFENSLGKIKKVLRTGHRPLAQLCRRMHESHFANFKKVTFPPSVTILRKGRTERNGSILVKKIKYKQVIITTKSPNNTVLLNNKILMNIDAMHVPPNENDTRIVLTGTALRIIEPMFTYPCNSETLKMWKVDVTSKRIIYPLQSVAHKMTKLTIKNYDNSNNNNDEDDSDNEATSTFVISFLHM